The proteins below are encoded in one region of Naumovozyma castellii chromosome 6, complete genome:
- the CDC40 gene encoding Cdc40p (ancestral locus Anc_5.429), translated as MGDEESSQELLNCADNGGLHDVLTGTKNNNGGTSIKKRKYKYTKSELKKRRQKRAAKGPWGSWSESDEDSADGIEKESGQHDMNTEIMIESDDDSDIPYEPFKESSQFYGDAEKDYQGRGIIHPPIDVGTSLNKPPLSFKCFLPKKIKYAMDGHTNGTTSLTFLPNSGNLLLSGGNDNIVKVWDFYHKRNLLRDYKGHSKAINSLDFNDDGTNFISSSFDHTIKIWDTEQGKVKTKLHFKSTPNDVKFRPFNSSEFIVGFANSKIYHYDTRISENDGRVQVYDHHMSSILALKFFPDGSKFISSSEDKTVRIWDNQVNVPIKQISDTTQYSMPSIDIHPDKKNFCAQSMDNTIYTYSMKPKYRRNPNKMFKGQTSAGYGIGLTFSADGRYVCSGDSKSKVHIWDWTTTRLLNTISIPGNKPITQVAWNPQETSKVACSGNTGKIYILD; from the coding sequence ATGggtgatgaagaaagttcCCAAGAACTATTAAACTGTGCAGACAATGGGGGACTTCATGACGTTCTCACAGGAACAAAAAACAATAATGGAGGAACGTCGatcaagaaaagaaaatataaatatacaaagtcagaattgaaaaaaagaagacaAAAACGAGCAGCAAAAGGACCATGGGGTTCTTGGTCAGAGAGTGACGAGGATAGTGCTGATGGGATTGAGAAAGAAAGTGGACAGCATGACATGAACACGGAAATCATGATAGaaagtgatgatgattcagACATACCATATGAGCCATTCAAGGAAAGCAGTCAATTTTATGGAGATGCCGAAAAAGATTATCAAGGAAGAGGTATTATTCATCCACCCATTGACGTTGGAACTAGTCTGAACAAGCCGCCCTTATCATTCAAATGCTTCCTACCgaaaaagataaaataTGCTATGGATGGGCATACAAATGGTACTACAAGTTTGACATTTCTGCCAAATTCTGGAAATTTGCTTCTTTCCGGTGGGAATGACAATATTGTTAAAGTATGGGATTTTTATCATAAGAGAAATTTATTAAGAGATTATAAGGGTCACTCAAAGGCCatcaattcattagatTTCAACGATGATGGTACCAATTTTATTAGTTCATCGTTTGATCACACGATAAAGATATGGGATACAGAACAAGGTAAGGTAAAAACTAAATTACATTTCAAAAGTACTCCCAATGATGTTAAATTTCGCCCATTCAATTCGTCAGAGTTTATTGTGGGATTTgcaaattccaaaatataTCACTATGACACTCGAATATCTGAAAATGATGGAAGAGTTCAGGTATATGATCATCATATGAGTAGCATTCTAGCTCTTAAGTTTTTCCCAGATGGGTCCAAATTTATCTCATCTTCTGAAGATAAAACTGTGAGGATTTGGGATAATCAAGTCAATGTTCCCATAAAACAAATCAGTGATACTACTCAATATTCTATGCCCTCAATCGATATTCATCCtgataagaagaatttcTGCGCACAAAGTATGGATAACACGATATATACCTATAGTATGAAACCTAAATATAGAAGAAATCCGAATAAGATGTTTAAGGGACAAACGTCTGCTGGTTACGGTATTGGACTGACATTTTCTGCAGATGGTCGTTATGTTTGCTCTGGTGACTCTAAGAGCAAAGTGCATATATGGGATTGGACAACCACTAGATTGTTGAACACAATATCTATCCCTGGTAATAAGCCAATAACACAGGTGGCGTGGAATCCACAGGAGACTAGTAAAGTTGCGTGTAGTGGTAACACAGGGAAAATTTACATCCTGGATTAG
- the ESF1 gene encoding pre-rRNA-processing protein ESF1 (ancestral locus Anc_5.430), producing MSEDNSTKGTDDSRFSGIYNDPKFRKTKNKNLKIKLDERFSKKDLEIRRKAKVDKYGRKIHEDNDMNNKELKDFDKYFEKEGESADEKKEEEEIETVTVDRARGEVPADYVSSSDEYTSSESEDSGESDLESEGESEIEVDEATPETGDATKTLAVVNLDWDHVRSSDLMITFSGFLPKGGKIEKIVVLPSEFGKERMQREETEGPPRELFQKKKKKGKRASVESDSDDSDVDIKDLYEEGDADKDVDTRALRQYQLERLRYYYAVVYCNSVEAARAIYENCDGTEYESTANMFDLRYVPDGMDFDDEPRDQCSSLPKNYKPHQFSTDALQHSNVKLTWDETPAERVEVAKRAFTQKEIEDMDFKAYLASDSDGSEDEVNQDAKNKLKSLVGDSLRIGNQPIFGSKDTLEGEDEEVDMEITFDPGLSEGVEKTEEHEETTIEKVARKEKERRKARKQKLKELKNNAQKEKKDKLKSLKGKKHNDSTEGDASTAKSKAELELLMMDDEDDTETGINKKAHFNMKEILRSEKEKSKKGKYQDKRRIVEDNFKPDLNDPRFKEVFEDHDFAIDPSRPEFKETPAMKEILKERSKRSSKNAQKKKRSHSLMDNQANETSDISNIVSKLKKKGGKGPKKSRYNN from the coding sequence ATGTCTGAAGATAACTCAACAAAGGGAACTGATGATTCTAGATTTTCTGGTATCTATAATGATCCAAAGTTTAGAAAAACCAAGAATAAAAACTTGAAGATTAAATTAGATGAGAGATTTAGTAAGAAGGATTTGGAAATTAGGCGCAAGGCTAAAGTTGATAAATATGGTAGAAAGATCCACGAAGACAATGATATGAATAAtaaggaattgaaagatttcgATAAGTATTTCGAAAAGGAGGGAGAATCAGCggatgaaaagaaagaagaagaggagaTTGAAACTGTTACTGTTGATCGTGCCCGTGGAGAAGTGCCAGCAGATTACGTTAGTTCATCAGACGAATATACCTCATCTGAATCAGAAGATTCTGGTGAGAGTGACCTTGAAAGTGAAGGTGAATCAGAAATCGAAGTGGACGAAGCCACACCAGAAACAGGTGATGCCACTAAGACATTAGCAGTTGTTAATCTAGATTGGGATCATGTTAGATCTTCAGATTTGATGATAACATTTTCAGGGTTTTTACCAAAGGGTGgtaaaatagaaaaaattgtGGTTTTACCAAGTGAATTTGGTAAAGAAAGAATGCAACGTGAAGAGACCGAAGGTCCACCAAGAGAACTTttccagaagaagaagaaaaaaggTAAGAGGGCTTCTGTTGAAAGTGACTCTGATGATTCCGATGTTGACATTAAAGATTTGTATGAAGAAGGGGATGCTGATAAAGATGTGGATACCAGAGCATTACGTCAATATCAACTGGAACGTTTAAGATATTATTACGCTGTTGTGTACTGCAATAGTGTCGAAGCCGCCCGTGCGATTTACGAGAATTGTGATGGTACTGAATATGAATCTACTGCAAATATGTTTGATTTAAGATATGTTCCAGATGGCATGGATTTCGATGATGAACCAAGAGATCAATGTTCTAGCCTACCTAAGAATTATAAACCACATCAATTTAGTACAGATGCCTTGCAACACTCGAATGTTAAATTGACATGGGATGAAACGCCAGCAGAAAGAGTAGAAGTGGCCAAGAGAGCATTTACCCAAAAAGAGATAGAAGATATGGACTTCAAAGCTTACCTTGCTTCGGATAGTGATGGCtctgaagatgaagtaAACCAGGATGCTaagaataaattaaaatctCTTGTTGGGGACTCTCTTAGAATTGGTAATCAACCAATATTTGGTTCCAAAGATACATTGGAAGGGGAAGATGAGGAGGTCGATATGGAAATTACATTTGATCCTGGTCTAAGTGAAGGAGTTGAAAAAACTGAGGAACATGAAGAAACGACTATAGAGAAAGTAGCAAGAAAGGAGAAGGAACGTCGTAAAGcaagaaaacaaaaattgaaggagctgaaaaataatgcacaaaaggaaaagaaagataagCTGAAATCTTTGAAGGGGAAGAAGCATAACGATTCCACTGAGGGAGATGCAAGCACTGCTAAATCTAAGGCCGAACTAGAATTGTTGATgatggatgatgaagatgatacTGAAACTGgtataaataaaaaggCACACTTTAACATGAAGGAAATTTTAAGATCTGAGAAAGAGAAGAGTAAGAAGGGCAAATATCAGGATAAGAGAAGAATCGTTGAGGATAACTTTAAGCCAGATTTGAACGATCCAAGATTCAAAGAAGTCTTTGAAGATCATGATTTTGCAATTGATCCATCCAGACCAGAATTTAAGGAAACGCCAGCAATGAAGGAGATTTTGAAGGAGCGTAGTAAACGTTCAAGTAAGAACGCtcaaaaaaagaaaagaagcCATTCATTGATGGACAATCAAGCAAATGAAACCAGCGATATTTCGAACATAGTATccaaattaaaaaagaagGGTGGGAAGGGTCCAAAGAAAAGTAGATACAATAATTGA
- the RIO1 gene encoding protein kinase RIO1 (ancestral locus Anc_5.432): MSLEDKFDRLNISNEPRTEHANNKILDKYEHKFKTDEMSFTRSKTNKDKANRATVENVLDPRTMRFLKALTSRGVISDFNGCLSTGKEANVYHAFAGDSKLHADVVLEAKEEEDEDEDENEEDEDDLPIDHNLKEKLETELRPEMLTKVSQDKKEYAVKIFKTSILVFKDRERYVDGEFRFRNSRSQHNPRKMIKIWAEKEFRNLRRIYQSGVIPVPKPIEVKNNVLVMEFLGRGDGFASPRLKDHPYKDREEIFHYYHTIVAYMRLMYQICRLVHADLSEYNILIHKDKMYIIDVSQSVEPEHPMSLDFLRMDIKNINFYFEKMGIDIFPERVIFQFIISDTLENFNGDYRDYNDLRDYVAQNLPIKKSEQDEAEDEIFRSLYLVRNLEGLEERDFDRYTDGKFDLLKSLIAHDNEKNFSAAEQFDLKAQDATTDEEDEISEEDFDGEDDDDEGYESEEKVLKGKRYEDKDAKKLRKQEAKDAKREKRKTKVKKHIKKKLVKKTKSKK; the protein is encoded by the coding sequence ATGTCCCTAGAAGACAAATTTGATAGGTTGAATATATCTAATGAACCTCGCACGGAACATGCCAATAATAAGATCTTAGACAAGTATGAACACAAATTTAAGACAGATGAGATGTCTTTCACCAGAAGTAAAACTAATAAGGACAAGGCCAACAGAGCTACGGTTGAGAATGTTTTGGACCCCAGAACGATGAGGTTTTTAAAGGCGTTGACTAGTAGAGGTGTTATCTCGGATTTTAATGGGTGCTTAAGTACTGGTAAAGAGGCTAATGTATATCATGCATTTGCGGGGGACTCTAAACTACATGCCGATGTTGTTCTTGAAGCTAAGgaggaagaggatgaagatgaagatgaaaatgaagaagatgaagacgaCCTACCTATTGACCATAActtgaaggaaaaattggaaactgAACTTCGACCAGAAATGTTAACCAAAGTTTCTCAAGATAAGAAAGAATACGCAgtaaaaattttcaaaaccTCTATTCTTGTGTTTAAAGACCGTGAGCGTTATGTGGATGGTGAATTCCGTTTTAGAAATTCCAGATCTCAGCACAATCCTAGAAAGATGATTAAGATCTGGGCAGAAAAGGAATTTCGTAActtaagaagaatatatCAAAGTGGTGTTATCCCTGTTCCCAAACCCATTGAAGTGAAAAACAATGTTCTTGTCATGGAGTTTCTGGGCCGTGGAGATGGGTTTGCGTCTCCTCGTTTAAAGGATCATCCTTACAAAGACAGAGaggaaatttttcattactACCATACGATAGTTGCCTATATGAGATTGATGTATCAAATTTGCCGTTTGGTGCATGCGGATCTTTCAGAATATAACATATTGATCCATAAAGATAAGATGTATATTATTGATGTCTCTCAAAGTGTGGAACCAGAGCATCCAATGAGTTTGGATTTCTTAAGAATGgatattaagaatattaatTTCTATTTTGAGAAAATGGGTATCGATATTTTCCCTGAGAGAGTTATCTTCCAGTTTATCATTTCTGACACCTTGGAGAATTTTAATGGTGATTATCGTGACTATAATGATTTGAGAGACTATGTGGCTCAAAATTTGCCCATAAAGAAGTCTGAGCAGGATGAGGCAGAAGATGAAATCTTTAGATCATTATACTTGGTTAGAAATTTGGAAGGTCTAGAAGAAAGAGATTTTGATAGATATACCGATGGTAAGTTTGATTTGTTAAAGAGTCTAATTGCCcatgataatgaaaagaacTTCTCTGCTGCCGAAcaatttgatttgaaggCACAAGACGCGACTACggatgaagaagatgagatatctgaagaagattttgatggcgaggatgatgacgatgaaggGTACGAATCAGAGGAGAAGGTTCTCAAGGGGAAGAGGTATGAAGATAAAGATGCCAAAAAGCTAAGGAAACAGGAGGCCAAGGATGCCAAGCGAGAGAAGAGGAAGACAAAAGTCAAGAAGCATATAAAAAAGAAGTTGGTGAAGAAGACCAAATCTAAAAAATAG
- the KEI1 gene encoding Kei1p (ancestral locus Anc_5.433) has protein sequence MAHHSITLPKCFQSFFGIIPLYLGVEIVLGITIFNKCSGAYGILALFTGHPLDFVQWVFYLWSIFTLIIFAQGLYEIHKPTLLTFSQILVFYSLDTICTCIFTLWFTSQWFQTEPTGTEEALQRRNESLESQGATEAYEYMMTIFITLVTLTFRLYFNCLLAAFVQELLHHPKYLVDQDDVEQDLKNKPVWKRWWIKNQKWSYKVCSHLLA, from the exons ATGGCACACCATTCTATCACTCTACCAAAA TGCTTCCAGTCCTTTTTTGGAATCATTCCATTATACTTGGGTGTCGAAATCGTCCTAGGGATCACtatcttcaataaatgtAGTGGAGCGTACGGTATCCTTGCCTTGTTTACGGGTCATCCGCTAGATTTTGTCCAATGGGTCTTTTACTTATGGTCCATATTTACATTGATTATATTTGCTCAAGGACTTTACGAGATCCATAAGCCAACGTTGCTAACGTTTTCTCAAATACTCGTCTTTTACTCATTGGACACTATTTGCACATGCATTTTTACCTTGTGGTTCACCTCTCAATGGTTTCAAACAGAACCAACGGGCACAGAGGAGGCCTtgcaaagaagaaatgaaaGCTTGGAGAGCCAAGGTGCCACCGAGGCATATGAATATATGATGACTATATTTATCACACTGGTAACTTTAACATTTAGGCTCtatttcaattgtttaCTGGCTGCTTTTGTCCAAGAATTATTGCATCACCCCAAATATTTGGTGGACCAGGATGACGTGGAacaagatttgaagaataaacCTGTTTGGAAGAGATGGTGGAttaaaaatcaaaaatgGAGTTATAAGGTGTGTAGTCATTTACTTGCCTGA
- the NCAS0F03380 gene encoding uncharacterized protein (ancestral locus Anc_5.434) yields the protein MTVTLKASTATLKLNTGANIPEISLGTWRSLGATDGYDSVIAALKAGYRHIDTAAIYGNEDQVGKAIRDSGIPREEIFVTSKLWNTQQHNPAGALKDTLSRLGLDYLDLYLMHWPVTFNTRNVKGTDFMVIPKNENGKPDIEMDTWNFVKTWELMQELPATGMTKAVGVSNFSINNLKELLTSPGNKLTPAANQIEIHPLLPEHDLIKFCREKGIMIEAYSPLGSINAPILKEPKIIEISKKLDVPPAQLIISWHVQRGYVVLVKSTHEERIIANRKVFTLSKEDFEAIKNLAKEKGTLRVVDPDWSPFPLFK from the coding sequence ATGACTGTTACTTTGAAAGCATCCACTGCTACATTAAAATTGAACACCGGGGCCAATATTCCTGAAATTAGTTTAGGTACATGGCGTTCCCTTGGTGCCACAGATGGGTACGACTCCGTCATTGCTGCTCTGAAGGCTGGTTACAGACATATCGATACCGCTGCAATTTATGGTAATGAGGATCAAGTTGGGAAGGCCATTAGAGATTCTGGTATTCCACGTGAAGAAATCTTTGTCACTTCTAAATTATGGAATACTCAACAACATAACCCTGCAGGTGCCTTGAAGGATACCTTAAGTCGTTTAGGTTTGGATTACTTAGACTTGTATTTGATGCACTGGCCAGTCACTTTTAATACAAGAAATGTTAAGGGAACCGATTTCATGGTCATTCCtaagaatgaaaatggGAAGCCTGATATTGAAATGGATACTTGGAATTTCGTGAAGACTTGGGAATTGATGCAAGAATTACCAGCCACAGGAATGACCAAAGCTGTTGgtgtttccaatttctcCATTAATAACTTGAAAGAACTGTTAACTTCCCCAGGTAACAAATTGACCCCTGCTGcaaatcaaattgaaattcaCCCTTTATTGCCTGAACATGATTTGATTAAATTTTGTAGAGAAAAAGGAATCATGATTGAAGCTTATTCTCCATTGGGTAGTATTAATGCTCCAATTTTAAAAGAGCCAAAGATTATCGAAATCTCCAAGAAGTTAGATGTCCCCCCAGCTCAATTGATTATTAGCTGGCATGTACAGAGAGGTTATGTAGTCTTGGTGAAATCAACTCATGAGGAAAGAATCATTGCCAATCGTAAAGTATTTACTCTATCAAAAGAAGATTTCGAAGCTATCAAAAACCTGGCCAAAGAGAAAGGAACTCTGAGAGTGGTTGACCCAGACTGGTCACCATTCCCATTGTTTAAGTAG